One Coleofasciculus chthonoplastes PCC 7420 DNA segment encodes these proteins:
- a CDS encoding gamma-glutamyltransferase family protein, translating to MTNNLTHYPYPSTRRVIMGKHCAVATSQPLATLAGMEMIWAGGNAIDAALAIAIALTVVEPTSNGIGSDTFALVWDGQLHGLNASGKSPQALTLNHFTGMENIPQRGWLPVTVPGCVSAWRTLWQRWGKLPFEQLFAPAIRYARSGYPVSPVTATAWKQAEAIFLPLKGREFEPFKSVFFPNNRAPHPGEVWGSEAHAQTLTRIAQTGGECFYQGDIARAIANFAADTGGLLTVTDFAAHQADWVNPISTTYRDLRVWEIPPNTQGLTALIALNILEGFDLRQYPRDSVDSYHLQIEAMKLAFADAKRYIADPRFMDMTVEQLLDKDYAHTRRQLITETAIPLAQPGLAKGGTVYLAAADGELMVSLIQSNYQGFGSGILIPGTGIALHNRGCGFTLAAGHPNQVAPGKRPYHTIIPSFLTQDGQPLGPFGVMGEYMQPQGHLQMVVNLADYSMNPQAALDAPRWQFIAGNQVLLEPTVPSDVALALAQRGHHIEMSADRKRFGKGQIILQQGGVFVAASEPRGDGLALAL from the coding sequence ATGACCAATAACCTAACTCACTACCCCTACCCTTCAACGCGACGGGTGATTATGGGCAAACATTGTGCTGTCGCCACCAGCCAACCCCTCGCCACCTTAGCGGGGATGGAGATGATTTGGGCGGGGGGGAATGCTATTGATGCAGCATTAGCGATCGCGATCGCACTCACAGTAGTTGAACCCACCTCAAACGGAATTGGCTCTGACACCTTTGCCTTAGTCTGGGATGGTCAGTTACATGGACTCAACGCTTCCGGTAAAAGTCCTCAGGCTTTAACCTTAAACCATTTTACCGGAATGGAGAACATCCCCCAACGGGGGTGGTTACCCGTCACCGTACCCGGATGTGTCTCCGCTTGGCGAACATTATGGCAACGGTGGGGAAAATTACCCTTTGAGCAGTTATTTGCCCCAGCGATTCGCTATGCTCGGTCAGGATATCCGGTTTCCCCAGTTACCGCAACCGCTTGGAAACAGGCGGAGGCGATTTTCCTCCCCCTGAAGGGGCGAGAATTTGAGCCGTTTAAATCTGTATTTTTTCCGAATAACCGGGCGCCGCATCCGGGAGAGGTGTGGGGAAGTGAGGCTCATGCCCAAACCTTAACCCGGATTGCCCAGACTGGGGGTGAATGCTTTTATCAGGGAGACATTGCTCGTGCGATCGCGAATTTTGCGGCGGATACGGGTGGTTTATTAACCGTAACCGATTTCGCCGCCCATCAAGCCGATTGGGTGAACCCGATTTCCACCACCTACCGAGACTTACGGGTTTGGGAAATTCCCCCCAACACCCAAGGATTAACCGCATTAATCGCCTTGAATATCTTAGAAGGATTCGACTTACGTCAATATCCCCGTGACTCTGTGGACAGTTATCACCTGCAAATTGAAGCGATGAAGCTGGCATTTGCCGATGCCAAGCGTTATATCGCCGATCCTCGATTTATGGACATGACAGTTGAGCAGCTACTGGATAAAGACTATGCCCACACCCGTCGCCAGTTGATCACAGAAACCGCGATTCCCTTAGCCCAACCCGGTTTAGCCAAAGGCGGAACCGTCTATTTAGCCGCCGCCGATGGGGAGTTGATGGTGTCGTTGATTCAATCCAATTATCAAGGCTTTGGCAGTGGGATTCTGATTCCGGGTACAGGTATTGCCCTGCACAATCGGGGATGTGGGTTCACCTTAGCCGCCGGTCATCCTAATCAAGTCGCACCCGGAAAGCGTCCCTATCATACAATTATTCCCAGCTTTCTCACCCAAGACGGTCAACCCTTAGGACCATTTGGCGTCATGGGGGAATATATGCAACCCCAAGGTCATCTACAAATGGTAGTGAATCTGGCAGACTATAGCATGAATCCCCAAGCAGCACTAGATGCACCGCGATGGCAGTTTATCGCCGGAAATCAGGTACTTTTAGAGCCAACTGTACCGTCTGATGTGGCTTTGGCACTTGCTCAACGGGGACATCATATTGAAATGAGTGCCGACAGGAAACGGTTTGGCAAGGGTCAGATAATTTTACAGCAGGGAGGCGTTTTCGTGGCGGCGTCTGAACCCCGTGGGGATGGGTTGGCATTGGCGCTGTAG
- a CDS encoding Coenzyme F420 hydrogenase/dehydrogenase, beta subunit C-terminal domain produces the protein MTATTPNSAKHKKAKALKPGTIRPAKELCSECGLCDTYYIHYVKEACAFLNQQIPELETQTHGRSRNLDNPDDWYFGVNQNMMAARKLQPIEGAQWTGIVSTIAIEMLTSGKVEGVVCVQNTKEDRFQPMPIIARTPEEILAARVNKPTLSPNLSVLEQIEQSGMKRLLVIGVGCQIQALRAVEKELGLEKLYVLGTPCVDNVTRAGLQKFLETTSKSPDTVVHYEFMQDFQVHFKHEDGSIEKVPFFGLNTKELKDVFAPSCMSCFDYVNSLADLVVGYMGAPFGWQWIVVRNDRGQEMLDLVQNQLETQSVTSKGDRHQAVQQSIPAYDKGVTLPMWAAKLMGVVIEKIGPKGLEYARFSIDSHFTRNYLYVKRHHPEKLAAHIPEFAKRIVGQYTLPD, from the coding sequence ATGACTGCGACTACTCCCAACTCCGCCAAACACAAAAAAGCCAAAGCCTTGAAACCAGGGACGATCCGCCCTGCCAAGGAACTCTGTAGCGAATGTGGTCTGTGTGATACATACTATATTCATTATGTCAAGGAAGCTTGTGCCTTTCTTAACCAACAGATTCCCGAATTAGAAACCCAAACCCATGGACGTAGCCGGAATCTGGATAATCCCGATGATTGGTATTTCGGCGTCAACCAGAACATGATGGCGGCGCGGAAACTTCAACCGATTGAAGGGGCGCAGTGGACAGGAATTGTCAGCACCATCGCTATTGAAATGCTCACCAGTGGCAAAGTTGAAGGCGTTGTCTGTGTGCAGAATACCAAAGAAGACCGTTTTCAACCGATGCCGATTATTGCCCGAACTCCAGAGGAGATTCTCGCCGCCCGGGTGAATAAGCCAACCCTGTCTCCTAACCTGTCAGTCTTGGAACAAATTGAACAGTCGGGGATGAAACGCCTATTAGTGATTGGCGTCGGCTGTCAAATTCAAGCATTACGGGCGGTGGAAAAAGAACTGGGCTTAGAAAAACTCTATGTTCTGGGGACGCCCTGTGTGGATAATGTCACCCGCGCCGGATTACAGAAATTCCTGGAAACTACCAGCAAGTCTCCTGATACCGTGGTGCATTATGAGTTCATGCAGGACTTTCAAGTTCACTTCAAACACGAAGATGGTTCAATTGAGAAAGTCCCCTTCTTTGGACTTAATACCAAAGAACTTAAGGATGTATTTGCCCCCTCTTGCATGAGTTGTTTTGATTACGTCAACTCTCTAGCGGATTTAGTGGTTGGTTACATGGGCGCACCCTTTGGTTGGCAATGGATTGTGGTGCGAAATGACCGGGGACAGGAAATGCTGGATCTGGTGCAAAATCAGCTAGAAACGCAATCAGTTACGTCTAAGGGCGACCGACATCAAGCCGTGCAACAGAGTATTCCGGCGTATGATAAAGGCGTCACCTTACCGATGTGGGCAGCTAAATTAATGGGGGTGGTGATTGAAAAGATTGGTCCGAAAGGGTTGGAATATGCTCGTTTCTCGATTGACTCCCACTTTACCCGCAATTATCTCTATGTGAAACGCCATCACCCAGAGAAATTAGCGGCGCATATTCCAGAGTTTGCCAAGCGAATTGTTGGACAGTATACTTTACCTGATTAA
- a CDS encoding Uma2 family endonuclease → MASLTALTRKDLEKLQADHPEYRMELVDGQIIIMSPSGYESDEVVAEFVRVLGNWVRPQKLGRVTASSAGFDLPNANVRAPDVSFVLAERLPRSPRSFAELAPDLMVEVKSPTDTLKSLRDKIQFFLEQGTKVGILMHPQQRRVEIYRPESEVEILGDGDVLTIPDLLPGFEVAIVDLWSPEF, encoded by the coding sequence ATGGCTTCTCTGACAGCTCTGACCCGCAAAGACTTGGAGAAATTACAAGCAGACCATCCTGAGTATCGCATGGAGTTAGTTGACGGGCAAATCATAATTATGAGTCCATCGGGTTATGAGTCAGATGAAGTCGTTGCCGAATTTGTCCGGGTTTTAGGTAATTGGGTAAGACCTCAAAAGCTTGGTCGGGTGACAGCTTCTAGTGCAGGTTTTGACCTACCCAATGCTAATGTCAGAGCGCCTGATGTTTCTTTTGTTTTAGCTGAACGGTTACCCAGAAGTCCTCGTTCGTTTGCGGAACTGGCTCCTGATTTAATGGTTGAGGTAAAGTCCCCAACAGATACCTTAAAATCGTTGAGAGATAAGATTCAATTTTTTCTGGAGCAAGGAACAAAAGTTGGTATTTTGATGCATCCGCAACAGCGCCGGGTGGAAATTTATCGTCCTGAGTCTGAGGTCGAAATTTTAGGCGATGGTGATGTACTAACGATTCCTGATTTACTTCCAGGTTTTGAGGTCGCTATTGTTGATTTGTGGTCGCCAGAATTTTAA
- a CDS encoding cation:proton antiporter domain-containing protein → MDEALVETRHGASGSGGDALYELFTPFFFIGIGLKINPSALTAALGMGGILLVAAVLGKLIGAGGPTLLTTGWTGAALIGVSMVPRAEITMIVMGKGLSLGEWAVSNQVFAAMVVVSAVTSILAPIILRSLLNKLPEIPTGVSN, encoded by the coding sequence ATCGACGAAGCACTTGTAGAGACGCGCCATGGCGCGTCTGGGAGCGGGGGAGACGCTTTATACGAACTGTTTACGCCGTTCTTTTTCATTGGGATTGGCTTGAAAATTAATCCTAGTGCGCTAACGGCGGCTTTAGGAATGGGAGGAATTCTCCTTGTCGCCGCCGTATTAGGCAAACTTATTGGTGCGGGGGGTCCCACGTTGTTAACCACAGGTTGGACGGGTGCTGCGTTAATCGGCGTTAGTATGGTGCCTCGCGCCGAAATTACCATGATTGTCATGGGTAAAGGACTCTCATTAGGGGAGTGGGCGGTATCTAATCAGGTTTTCGCCGCCATGGTTGTTGTATCTGCGGTGACTAGCATCCTAGCACCGATTATTCTGCGTTCATTGCTGAACAAATTGCCTGAAATTCCAACAGGAGTAAGTAACTGA
- a CDS encoding helix-turn-helix domain-containing protein, with product MGKAGKVLRQVLENYGISQNKLALTLGVKPSVVFRWFHEQTDPSAETVRSIAEALHGLEPAAADEFVRLYLGDYLQDSDKT from the coding sequence ATGGGAAAAGCAGGCAAAGTCCTTCGGCAAGTTTTGGAGAACTACGGCATCAGCCAGAACAAATTGGCTCTCACGTTGGGAGTTAAACCTTCCGTTGTTTTTCGCTGGTTTCATGAGCAGACAGATCCCAGTGCTGAAACTGTCCGAAGTATTGCTGAAGCTTTACACGGTCTTGAGCCAGCCGCTGCGGATGAGTTTGTCCGGCTTTATTTGGGGGATTACCTTCAGGACAGCGATAAAACCTGA
- a CDS encoding KGK domain-containing protein yields the protein MSVDNQFEPLLSGEVLSVDESTQLLIGNRTFRVDEFLEVIRMQLEGLEGWNQDKNGWFSEKGISAEVLRFTAKGWQKGTVRISLEFVPEETETQKSPALNTSETSKKQEKLPIVGMMG from the coding sequence ATGAGTGTAGATAATCAGTTTGAACCACTTTTGAGCGGTGAAGTCTTGTCGGTTGATGAATCGACACAACTTTTAATTGGAAATCGCACGTTCCGAGTGGATGAATTTCTAGAAGTGATAAGGATGCAGCTTGAAGGGTTAGAGGGATGGAATCAAGACAAGAATGGTTGGTTTAGTGAAAAGGGTATTTCGGCTGAAGTTTTGAGATTTACAGCTAAAGGTTGGCAAAAAGGTACGGTGAGAATCAGCCTGGAATTTGTTCCTGAAGAAACTGAGACTCAGAAATCCCCAGCTTTAAATACAAGCGAGACATCAAAAAAGCAAGAGAAACTGCCGATTGTGGGAATGATGGGCTAG
- a CDS encoding CHAT domain-containing protein has translation MINSAMKGAILLLATLPFLGVTSIQPTQATSIPLKVDKADVPIVPQFNPSSLLTNTSVTQVYSPNTFAKDSIVTKEATRINPPSLIMAQSVTGAGDEVGTMVEQDGNQFNIDGGIFSGDGENLFHSFQYFGLSAGEIANFLSNPEIRNILGRVVSGEASIINGLIQVTGGNSNLFLMNPAGIVFGANASLNVPASFTATTATGIGFAGDQWFNVFSENNYQTLIGNPNQFAFDLAQPATLINAGNLAVSEGHNLTLLAGNTINTGQLTAPGGTITMAAVPESNRVRISQPGQLLSLEIVPQTNVNGEIEPIDPLDLPTLLTGTDESVDTGLTVTDTGQVQLQESGITVSAEAGVAIASGTLDVSHESPGVDSQSVNVFGNKVGVFDATINASGMYGGGTVRLGGDYQGQGSGFNASQTLVSENSVITADAGVQGTGGEVFVWADEVTGFYGTISARGGTEAGDGGFIEVSGQELLIFTGYADAGALNGQPGTLLLDPKNITIGDTNAPLTELFNPNNPTNNQFGYSVAAVGSDILVGDPGDDTQGNNSGAAYLFDGNDGRLLYGFLNPDSDDPAGDQFGFSVAGVGSNVLIGAPGDDIGGESNVGSAYLFTPEGDQWQYLSLSNPTPQAEDQFGFSVAGVGSNLLIGAPGDDHNGKTDAGAAYLFDSSNGSLLKDFFSSNSDNDGQFGYSVAGVENHVLVGAPGERVTINNETKTAGAAYLFKDSDPNNGQRLISPNPTDSGRFGYSVAAMGSQILVGAPSDNLGQGVQGAAYWFNQNGELQNTFSSPNSNNDQFGTSVAAVESAESALGFNVVVSTPGENAVYLYEPLLDADTGRLWQTFPKPPESPTDFGNAVAGVERNVVVGAPGDMNEQGNAYVFGSSFEFNDNRDQSVTIDVATITNITNTGTEIEFQANNDITVNESIITDNQNGTGGSLKLRAGRSIFVNADITTDNGNLILIANDSEAIQDYRDPGDALIEIADGFTLDAGNGDIYLQLDPGEARGDINVFGKIITQTGDLIVEHNNSTGGNVNLGETATINVGGNVDITTAGANILTSGNVSTANGKINFASQGGDVEIQSGGNVSTNTGEINFASQGGDIEIQNGGNVSTNGGEIRFNSQGGTIEVDPAFSLTGETFLSTGAGTGDILFNNRLDGTQNLTLTTGTGNVIFEGQVGSDTPLGNLTIASARNVTAKDAIAATSFTHQSGTGIVNLSDLQLFNGDLELNTSDGLIVGNITATEGNVELSSTNNITVENIATSGGTINLTSEAGTITSGNLNSGGGSVDATASNDLNTENITTSGGTINLTSQAGNATSSDLDSGGSDVNVTANRNLTTEDITTSGGTINLTSQAEAINTGNLNSSAATGGDIIVNAKISITTEAINSSGTEGDGGNVILDPLEDITVNSINAQGGSNGQGGDVDITTQQFFQATGSFTDQNGIDASISTTGGNGGGDITIRHDGGAQEVIEPFVVGNGNTNGTAQAITSGEFTIAPVQSFPGSYTLGNIRIITTDQTSNPPANPPTSFNGNLNNLKKDFQDPLDPLDQPNALDQEPIINADVYKIERYFTQAFEKQLGMEAEKILTLDEIRNRLRSIEVATGVKPAVIYGVFVPSSTKSEMELELMLVTADRDVISKRVSGAKQSDVLSTGQNFRQEIIDGGFGYLDGAKQLYQWLVAPLETELQETGIENLVFILDEGLRSLPIAAIHDGNDFIVRRYSVSLMPSVSLTDTRYANIKTMPVLAMGASDFPDNPLLEQLPAAAAEVSILTNTLWRGQAFINENFTVNNLKAQREEKPFGIIHLATHAEFEPGAPSNSYIQLWDTKVGIDEVRSLGWHDPAVELVVLSACRTALGDPSAELGFAGFAAKAGVKSVLASLWYIEDWGTLPMMAEFYNNLDDAPIKAEAWRRAQMAMIEGKVKYADNQLILSDKAITLPIADANPGNPDLSHPYYWSAFSIVGNPW, from the coding sequence ATGATTAATTCTGCAATGAAAGGAGCAATTCTGCTGTTGGCTACTTTACCTTTTTTGGGTGTTACCAGTATACAGCCGACTCAGGCGACTTCAATCCCTCTCAAGGTGGATAAAGCAGACGTACCGATTGTTCCTCAGTTTAACCCCAGCTCTCTATTGACAAACACTTCAGTTACTCAGGTATACTCACCCAATACTTTTGCTAAAGATTCTATTGTAACCAAGGAAGCCACACGGATCAACCCCCCAAGTCTAATCATGGCTCAGTCCGTTACCGGGGCAGGTGATGAGGTAGGGACAATGGTTGAGCAAGACGGTAACCAATTTAACATCGACGGTGGCATCTTTTCCGGAGATGGGGAAAATCTATTTCACAGTTTCCAATACTTTGGTCTTTCCGCTGGTGAAATTGCCAACTTTTTGTCTAATCCTGAAATTCGCAATATCTTGGGGCGGGTAGTTAGTGGGGAAGCTTCAATTATTAATGGTTTGATTCAAGTTACCGGGGGCAACTCAAATTTATTTTTAATGAATCCGGCGGGGATTGTATTTGGGGCGAATGCCAGTTTAAATGTTCCCGCGTCGTTTACAGCTACAACCGCGACAGGAATTGGTTTTGCGGGAGATCAGTGGTTCAATGTCTTTAGTGAAAATAACTATCAGACGTTAATCGGTAATCCCAATCAGTTTGCCTTTGATTTAGCTCAACCTGCAACCCTAATTAATGCTGGCAATCTAGCCGTATCAGAAGGACATAATTTAACCCTACTGGCAGGAAATACGATTAATACCGGGCAACTGACTGCACCGGGCGGCACCATTACAATGGCGGCTGTACCGGAATCCAATCGGGTGCGGATCAGTCAACCGGGACAATTATTAAGTTTAGAAATCGTACCGCAAACCAATGTCAATGGAGAAATAGAGCCGATTGATCCCTTAGATTTACCAACACTGCTGACGGGTACAGATGAAAGTGTGGACACGGGATTAACAGTTACAGATACAGGTCAAGTACAGCTTCAGGAGTCTGGGATTACTGTATCGGCAGAAGCCGGGGTTGCGATCGCCTCTGGCACTTTGGATGTGTCTCATGAGTCTCCCGGCGTTGATTCCCAGTCGGTGAATGTATTTGGCAACAAAGTTGGTGTATTTGATGCCACCATTAACGCTTCTGGGATGTATGGTGGGGGAACAGTACGACTTGGCGGCGACTATCAAGGTCAAGGAAGTGGGTTTAATGCGTCTCAAACCCTAGTTAGTGAAAACTCTGTAATTACGGCTGATGCTGGAGTCCAGGGAACAGGCGGTGAGGTGTTTGTTTGGGCAGATGAGGTGACGGGCTTTTATGGAACCATTAGCGCCCGTGGGGGAACGGAAGCAGGAGATGGGGGATTTATCGAGGTTTCTGGTCAGGAATTATTGATTTTTACGGGTTATGCTGATGCAGGAGCATTGAATGGTCAACCTGGTACATTATTACTTGATCCTAAAAATATCACGATTGGGGATACTAATGCTCCATTAACCGAACTTTTTAATCCGAATAACCCCACAAATAATCAATTTGGATATTCGGTAGCGGCAGTTGGATCAGATATCTTAGTGGGTGATCCTGGAGATGATACGCAGGGAAACAATTCAGGTGCTGCTTATTTATTTGATGGTAACGATGGCAGGTTATTGTATGGCTTTTTAAATCCCGATTCGGATGATCCAGCGGGAGACCAATTTGGTTTTTCTGTCGCTGGAGTAGGATCAAACGTGCTAATTGGCGCTCCTGGAGATGATATAGGAGGAGAATCGAATGTCGGCTCTGCCTACTTATTTACTCCAGAAGGAGATCAGTGGCAATACTTGTCTTTGTCTAATCCTACTCCCCAAGCTGAAGATCAGTTTGGCTTTTCAGTTGCTGGGGTAGGGTCAAATCTTCTAATTGGCGCTCCAGGAGATGATCACAACGGAAAAACCGATGCAGGTGCTGCTTATTTATTCGATAGCAGTAACGGTAGTTTACTAAAAGACTTTTTCAGTTCCAATTCTGACAATGATGGTCAATTTGGCTATTCGGTAGCTGGCGTGGAAAACCATGTTTTGGTGGGAGCGCCTGGAGAAAGGGTTACTATCAACAACGAGACAAAAACGGCAGGTGCCGCCTATCTATTTAAGGATAGTGATCCTAACAATGGGCAACGTTTGATTAGTCCCAATCCGACAGATAGCGGACGGTTTGGTTATTCAGTCGCCGCGATGGGATCGCAAATACTGGTGGGCGCTCCTAGTGATAATCTAGGACAAGGAGTTCAAGGTGCCGCCTATTGGTTTAATCAAAATGGCGAGTTGCAAAACACCTTTTCAAGTCCCAATTCTAATAATGATCAATTTGGTACTTCAGTCGCAGCAGTAGAATCAGCAGAGTCCGCCCTAGGGTTTAACGTTGTCGTCAGCACCCCCGGAGAAAATGCTGTTTATTTATATGAACCCCTGCTCGATGCTGACACTGGACGTTTGTGGCAAACCTTTCCCAAGCCCCCAGAGTCACCCACCGATTTTGGTAATGCGGTTGCTGGGGTAGAAAGAAACGTGGTAGTGGGAGCGCCAGGAGATATGAATGAGCAAGGGAATGCTTATGTGTTTGGCTCCAGCTTCGAGTTTAATGATAATCGTGACCAATCTGTGACAATTGATGTCGCCACGATTACCAATATTACTAACACGGGAACCGAGATAGAGTTTCAGGCAAATAATGACATCACTGTAAATGAGTCAATTATCACTGACAATCAAAACGGAACTGGAGGATCACTGAAATTAAGAGCAGGTCGCAGTATTTTTGTCAATGCTGATATCACTACAGATAATGGCAATTTAATCTTAATTGCCAATGATAGCGAAGCGATTCAAGACTATCGTGATCCTGGCGACGCTTTGATAGAAATAGCTGATGGCTTCACACTGGATGCGGGGAATGGTGATATATATCTTCAACTCGATCCAGGAGAAGCAAGGGGAGATATTAATGTTTTCGGTAAGATTATTACTCAGACAGGAGATCTGATTGTAGAACATAATAATTCCACAGGTGGAAACGTCAATCTTGGAGAAACGGCAACGATTAACGTTGGCGGAAATGTGGATATTACAACCGCTGGCGCAAATATTTTAACCAGTGGTAATGTCTCGACGGCGAACGGTAAGATTAATTTCGCTAGTCAAGGGGGCGATGTAGAAATTCAGAGTGGTGGTAATGTCTCTACCAATACTGGTGAGATTAATTTCGCTAGTCAAGGGGGCGATATAGAAATTCAGAATGGGGGTAATGTTTCTACTAATGGGGGTGAAATTCGTTTCAACAGTCAGGGTGGAACTATTGAAGTTGATCCGGCGTTTAGTTTGACGGGTGAAACGTTCTTGTCTACAGGTGCTGGAACGGGAGATATCCTGTTTAATAATCGTCTCGATGGGACGCAAAATCTCACACTGACGACGGGAACGGGTAATGTAATCTTTGAGGGACAAGTCGGTAGCGATACACCTCTGGGAAATCTGACTATTGCTAGTGCGAGGAATGTAACGGCAAAAGACGCGATCGCAGCCACTAGCTTTACGCATCAATCAGGAACTGGCATAGTTAATTTGAGTGATTTACAACTATTCAATGGAGATTTAGAACTCAACACCAGTGATGGCTTGATAGTAGGCAATATTACCGCAACTGAAGGCAATGTTGAATTAAGCTCAACGAACAATATCACTGTAGAAAATATTGCAACGTCTGGTGGAACAATTAATCTCACCAGTGAAGCAGGAACCATCACTAGCGGTAACTTGAATTCCGGCGGTGGTAGTGTAGACGCAACGGCTAGTAATGATCTAAACACCGAAAATATCACAACCTCTGGTGGCACAATTAACCTCACCAGTCAAGCAGGAAACGCCACGAGTAGTGACTTAGATTCTGGTGGTAGTGATGTAAATGTTACTGCCAATAGGAACTTAACTACAGAAGATATCACAACGTCTGGCGGCACAATTAATCTCACCAGTCAAGCCGAAGCAATTAATACGGGTAATTTGAATTCTTCTGCCGCCACGGGTGGCGATATTATCGTCAATGCGAAGATTAGTATTACCACTGAAGCCATCAATTCTAGCGGCACTGAAGGCGATGGCGGCAACGTTATTCTCGATCCTTTGGAAGATATTACCGTCAATTCTATTAATGCCCAAGGCGGAAGCAATGGTCAAGGTGGTGATGTTGACATCACGACACAACAATTCTTTCAGGCAACAGGAAGCTTTACCGATCAAAATGGCATAGACGCTAGTATTTCTACGACTGGTGGTAACGGTGGTGGCGATATTACCATTCGTCATGATGGTGGCGCACAGGAGGTGATTGAGCCTTTTGTTGTCGGTAATGGCAATACGAATGGTACGGCACAAGCCATTACCAGTGGAGAGTTTACGATTGCACCTGTTCAGTCATTTCCGGGAAGTTATACGCTCGGTAATATCCGGATTATTACAACTGACCAGACGTCTAATCCACCCGCTAACCCACCAACTTCTTTTAATGGAAATCTGAACAACTTAAAAAAAGATTTTCAAGACCCCCTAGACCCTCTTGATCAGCCTAATGCCTTGGATCAAGAGCCAATTATCAATGCTGATGTTTACAAAATAGAGCGCTACTTTACCCAGGCATTTGAGAAACAACTGGGAATGGAGGCAGAAAAAATCCTCACCTTGGATGAAATCCGCAATCGCTTGCGTAGCATTGAAGTGGCAACTGGGGTCAAACCTGCTGTAATTTATGGGGTTTTTGTACCGAGTAGCACTAAATCCGAAATGGAATTAGAACTGATGCTGGTAACAGCAGATCGGGATGTAATTAGTAAGCGAGTATCCGGGGCTAAACAGTCTGATGTCCTGAGTACAGGACAGAATTTTCGCCAGGAAATTATTGATGGTGGGTTTGGATATTTAGATGGAGCAAAACAACTGTATCAATGGCTAGTGGCACCCTTGGAAACAGAATTGCAAGAAACAGGAATTGAGAATTTAGTCTTTATTCTTGATGAAGGGTTGCGCTCATTACCCATAGCCGCTATCCATGATGGAAATGACTTTATTGTGCGGCGATATAGTGTGAGTTTGATGCCCAGTGTGAGTCTCACAGATACCCGTTATGCCAATATTAAAACGATGCCTGTTTTGGCAATGGGTGCTTCAGATTTTCCCGATAATCCTCTTCTGGAACAATTACCAGCAGCGGCGGCTGAGGTATCGATTCTGACCAATACCTTATGGCGTGGTCAAGCCTTTATCAATGAGAATTTTACCGTTAACAATCTCAAGGCACAACGAGAAGAAAAACCCTTTGGCATTATTCACCTGGCTACCCATGCAGAATTTGAACCGGGCGCACCTAGTAATTCTTATATTCAGTTATGGGATACTAAGGTAGGAATAGACGAAGTTCGTAGTTTAGGCTGGCATGATCCGGCTGTAGAATTAGTGGTATTGAGTGCTTGTCGTACTGCCTTAGGTGATCCGAGTGCTGAACTGGGGTTTGCCGGATTTGCGGCTAAAGCGGGAGTTAAATCAGTATTAGCCAGTTTATGGTACATCGAGGATTGGGGAACGTTGCCAATGATGGCAGAGTTTTACAATAATCTGGATGATGCACCGATTAAAGCGGAAGCATGGCGACGGGCGCAAATGGCAATGATTGAAGGAAAGGTTAAGTATGCAGACAATCAATTAATCTTATCGGATAAAGCCATTACTTTGCCCATTGCTGATGCTAACCCTGGTAATCCTGACTTATCTCATCCCTATTACTGGTCAGCATTTAGTATTGTTGGTAATCCGTGGTAA